The sequence TCTCATTAGTGTTCTCTACGTTGAGTATCGAACTCGTAAAGAACGAGAAAAATTCGATTTCCGTAATCACGTTATTCAGGTatttcactaattttttttataaaaggtaTTTCATTAATTTGTTATGATAAAATTACAATTCTAATTCTAttttacacccaaaaaaaattacaattctATTGTTCTTGaaaaaaagttaattatattgtttttgttgttgctaattttagttttaatttccTTGAAAAGTGGTTTGAGGTGTTGGATGGATTGCTGGGGAAACACTGGAGGAACATTGGACTGATCTTTAATTGCACTTTTCTTCTCTTTGGATCCGTTATTCAACTCATTGCTTGTGCAaggtaaattaatataattatttctttctttttatttatttattatcatataaaattatttccttTTTGACTTTGGACACAATtgatatttacataatagtatTGAATAATCTGcagcaatatatattatatcaatgaTAAATTGGACAAGAGGACATGGACATACATATTTGGAGCGTGTTGTGCAACAACTGTTTTTATTCCTTCGTTCCATAACTATAGAATCTGGTCATTCCTGGGACTCGCTATGACCACTTACACTTCTTGGTACCTCACCATTGCTTCTCTCCTTCACGGCCAGGTCTTGTGATTAAGAACAAAATCATGTTTAATTAGTTTGTAAAGTTCTTAGTCTACTGGTCTCGTTGTTATTTACTTTGAACCTTTTTAATGTATAAAAGGCTGAGGATGTCAAACACTCGGGTCCAACCACAATGGTTCTCTACTTTACCGGAGCCACCAACATTCTCTACACCTTTGGTGGTCATGCCGTCACTGTGTAAgcattttttcttatattaaaaGGTTGCTCTATGCTTTgttaattaaattatgtatcGAAAATGATGTAAATAGGGAGATAATGCATGCCATGTGGAAACCGCAAAAGTTCAAGGCGATATATCTACTAGCGACTATATACGTATTAACGCTAACGCTACCTTCTGCGTCTGCGGTTTACTGGGCGTTTGGCGATCAATTGCTAACTCATTCCAATGCACTCTCTCTACTCCCGAAGTCCGGTTTCAGAGACACCGCGGTGATCCTTATGCTTATCCATCAGTTTATAACGTTTGGCTTTGCGTCTACACCGTTATATTTTGTGTGGGAGAAACTGATAGGTGTGCATGAGACTAAGAGCATGTTCAAAAGAGCCATGGCTAGGTTACCAGTGGTTTTACCCATATGGTTCTTAGCCATCATCTTCCCCTTTTTCGGACCAATCAATTCTGCGGTCGGATCTCTCCTTGTCAGCTTCACTGTCTACATCATCCCTGCTTTGGCTCACATGCTTACTTTTGCTCCTGCCCCTTCCAGAGAGGTTagatctttttccttttttcacatattcttttttttttcataagagACATTGTTAATGGATTTGTCAATtggttataatttatttatgatacTAGATTCCTAGCAAACATTGTTTAGAGAATCTAATTTAGAAATTTGTTACATAGTTTCACATTTCGACGACTATTTATTActttatataatatagaaaaataaaagatgtgTTAGACCAATTTAATTTGTGTGAAAATATTATATGGTATTTTggtatcttataaatataataataataattctaacataatcaaataaaaagttaaaccaATTATAAagtgatacatggtatgagtgTTTCTAACAAATCTCTTAAAGTTAAACCAATGGAGAGAATCATTTGacattcttttcttctttttattaaataataaaatgttgaaATACTCTTCTAAAGTCTCCGTTGATTGAAGATGGTCTTAATACatctaataattaatttttgggTTAAATCATCTACTTATTTTATAACAGAACGCAGTGGAGAGACCGCCACGAGTGCTGGGAGGGTGGATGGGTACTTACTGCATCAACATATTTGTTGTGGTTTGGGTGTTTGTCGTTGGGTTCGGGTTCGGAGGATGGGCAAGTATGGTCAATTTTGTTCGTCAGATCGACACTTTTGGTCTATTCACCAAATGCTACCAATGCCCACCTCGCAAGCCTTAGCCTTGATATTTACGTATTGGCCATTCAAGACCTTCTAGAACGAGGGTTTCATCTAAGGGAGTTTTTGTTTCAAGCTGGAATATATATAAGTTACTATAATTTACTGAAAATCACATCTCTTTGTAATTGTCTGACGACAATAATCTTTTCACGTCGGGTTTGTTTATTTCTCATGTTGAGTTGTATTGGTAATTGGGGTTTTTGTTTCCTTAGTTAAGGTGTGATGGCTATCTTGATTAGGCCAACCCTATTATTAATTAATGTTCTTCCATAGATCGTGTAATTTTCCAGTGTGTTTGTGTTTGATATCTATCTTTCCACAACATGAAAACAAGTTCATCTACTcacttaagattttttttacataaagaGACTAGTCACATTCGTTTTCGTCAGGTGATGACCACTAATGAGATTATGTAGATGCATAATTTAACTTATAAATTAAACATTATAAGATATGGTGCATAAATGAATTTATAGTAGTTTTATATCATCTTTGAGGCAATCAAGAATAGATCGAGAAGATTTAATAACTTATCTGAATATGAGTGATCGCCAAATAAATCCATCGGCAAATTAGGATCACCATAAAAGAAAATGTTTCGGCCTTCAAAAAAGGATAAGAAAAGGAGGCAAAAAGGCTATGGCAGGCCGTGTCAGTGTGTTAGGAACTTAGGAGTTAGGACTTAGGCAGCCTTTTTACGATTATTGGTTGGCCACAGGGGCGAAGCcagcaataaaatttaatgggtgcatttattaaataaaatatgttatctgtacatatatatataaaaagttggAGTGATGGGTGCCTTGAACTCACGAACTGATAGATTAATGGGTGCACTAATTGCCAACTCAGCTAACTGAGATACAATTGCTAGGCAAAACATGAGAATTATTATAACATAATGGGTGCACGGGCACCCT comes from Brassica napus cultivar Da-Ae unplaced genomic scaffold, Da-Ae ScsIHWf_47;HRSCAF=86, whole genome shotgun sequence and encodes:
- the LOC125604156 gene encoding auxin transporter-like protein 3, translated to MAAEKIETVIAGNYLEMEREEESNTSNSNNTSSTKTKLSNFFWHGGSVYDAWFSCASNQVAQVLLTLPYSFSQLGMMSGILFQLFYGLMGSWTAYLISVLYVEYRTRKEREKFDFRNHVIQWFEVLDGLLGKHWRNIGLIFNCTFLLFGSVIQLIACASNIYYINDKLDKRTWTYIFGACCATTVFIPSFHNYRIWSFLGLAMTTYTSWYLTIASLLHGQAEDVKHSGPTTMVLYFTGATNILYTFGGHAVTVEIMHAMWKPQKFKAIYLLATIYVLTLTLPSASAVYWAFGDQLLTHSNALSLLPKSGFRDTAVILMLIHQFITFGFASTPLYFVWEKLIGVHETKSMFKRAMARLPVVLPIWFLAIIFPFFGPINSAVGSLLVSFTVYIIPALAHMLTFAPAPSRENAVERPPRVLGGWMGTYCINIFVVVWVFVVGFGFGGWASMVNFVRQIDTFGLFTKCYQCPPRKP